DNA sequence from the bacterium genome:
GGATGGCGCCGCCTACAAGCAAGAGCTGATTGCCCGCTTCCCCTTCTACAACGTGGCGACGGGCATCTTCGCCCCGGTCTACCCGGCGTTCGCCCGGCAACTGGTGCAGGACTACGCCCTGCGGGGTGGGGTCCTGGTGGACGTGGGCGGCGCGGAGGGTTCGCTCGCCATGGAGTTGGCCAAGCTCACCGAGGCCACGGTCTACGTGGCGGACATCAACCCGGCCGCAGTGAGGCTGTGCAATCTGCTCGTGGACGAGGCCAAGCTGACCGGCCGTGTCCGTGCGGTGGAGGCCGACGCGCAGAACCTGCCGCTGCGCGACGACCTGGCGGACTTCGTGGTCAGCCGCAACTCGCTGTTCGAGTGGCCGGACAAGCTCGCCGGCATCAGGGAGGCGTATCGTGTCCTCAAGCCCGGGGGCGTGGCCCTGCTTGGCGGCGGCCTGTCACGTCTGCTGAGCCCCGAAGACAAGGACCGCATCGTGGCGTGGTGCGCGCAGAAGCGGGCGCAGAAGCCCGATGATGTCGTGAAGATGCCCGACGACCTCGTCGCGCAGTTGCAGCAGGCAGGGATCGCGCAAGCGCGGGTGATCGAGGGCCCCACCGAGTTCGACTGGTGGCTCGAGATGCGCAAGTACTGAGGTTCGTGCGAGTAGGGAAACAGGCCGTGGGTGCCGCGTCGTGTGCGGCGGGCCCCACGGCCG
Encoded proteins:
- a CDS encoding class I SAM-dependent methyltransferase → MRRVLLPLLSVLLVVAAGADGAAYKQELIARFPFYNVATGIFAPVYPAFARQLVQDYALRGGVLVDVGGAEGSLAMELAKLTEATVYVADINPAAVRLCNLLVDEAKLTGRVRAVEADAQNLPLRDDLADFVVSRNSLFEWPDKLAGIREAYRVLKPGGVALLGGGLSRLLSPEDKDRIVAWCAQKRAQKPDDVVKMPDDLVAQLQQAGIAQARVIEGPTEFDWWLEMRKY